Proteins co-encoded in one Sulfuricaulis limicola genomic window:
- the tldD gene encoding metalloprotease TldD — protein MSEGMLTLARRSLLEPAGLGETELSRLMGQLMSGSVDYGDLYFQYSRHESWSLEEGKVKSGSHSIEQGVGVRAVAGEKTGFAYSDEIMLPALLEAAGAARAIVQQGAQGRVPAAFRGEAGRQLYRPDDPLASLPDDAKVKLLERVEQAARAQDPRVKQVMASLASTHEVVLVVRSDGVIAGDVRPLVRLNVTVIVEQNGRRESGSHGGGGRFAYDYFNQEDRALSYAREAVRQALVNLGAVEAPAGTMAVVLGPGWPGILLHEAIGHGLEGDFNRKGTSAFAGRVGERVASEQCTVVDDGTIPDRRGSLNVDDEGTTTQKTVLIENGILKGYMQDTLNARLMKVAPTGNGRRESYAHLPMPRMTNTYMLPGKFDPKEIIASVDKGLYAVNFGGGQVDITSGKFVFSASEAYLIENGKITRPVKGATLIGNGPDVLTRVSMVGSDLQLDPGVGTCGKEGQSVPVGVGQPTLRIDGLTVGGTQA, from the coding sequence ATGAGCGAAGGCATGCTGACACTGGCTCGCCGGTCGCTGCTGGAACCCGCCGGCCTGGGCGAGACCGAGCTTTCGCGCCTCATGGGCCAGCTGATGTCGGGCAGCGTGGATTACGGTGATCTGTATTTCCAGTACAGCCGCCACGAATCCTGGTCGCTGGAGGAAGGCAAGGTCAAATCCGGCAGCCACAGCATCGAGCAGGGCGTGGGCGTGCGCGCGGTCGCCGGGGAGAAAACCGGTTTCGCCTATTCCGATGAGATCATGCTGCCGGCGCTGCTGGAGGCCGCCGGCGCGGCGCGCGCCATCGTGCAGCAGGGCGCACAGGGGCGCGTGCCCGCGGCTTTCCGCGGCGAAGCGGGGCGGCAGCTTTACCGCCCGGACGATCCGCTCGCGAGCCTGCCGGATGACGCCAAGGTAAAATTGCTCGAGCGCGTCGAACAAGCGGCGCGGGCGCAGGACCCGCGCGTGAAGCAGGTCATGGCGAGCCTGGCCTCGACGCATGAAGTGGTGCTGGTGGTGCGTTCCGACGGCGTGATCGCCGGTGACGTGCGCCCGCTGGTGCGGCTCAACGTCACCGTGATCGTGGAGCAGAACGGCCGGCGCGAATCCGGCAGTCACGGTGGCGGCGGGCGTTTCGCTTACGACTATTTCAACCAGGAAGACCGGGCGCTGTCCTATGCGCGCGAAGCCGTGCGCCAGGCGCTGGTGAACCTGGGGGCGGTGGAAGCGCCGGCCGGCACCATGGCGGTGGTGCTCGGCCCCGGCTGGCCCGGCATCCTGCTGCACGAGGCCATCGGCCACGGACTGGAAGGCGATTTCAACCGCAAGGGCACTTCTGCGTTCGCCGGACGCGTGGGCGAACGCGTGGCCTCCGAGCAATGCACCGTGGTGGACGACGGCACCATCCCCGACCGGCGCGGTTCGCTCAACGTGGACGACGAGGGCACGACCACGCAGAAGACCGTGCTCATCGAGAACGGCATCCTCAAGGGTTACATGCAGGACACGCTCAACGCACGCCTCATGAAGGTTGCGCCCACCGGCAACGGCCGGCGCGAATCCTACGCGCACCTGCCGATGCCGCGCATGACCAATACTTACATGCTCCCCGGCAAATTTGATCCGAAGGAAATTATCGCTTCCGTCGACAAAGGACTTTACGCCGTCAATTTCGGCGGCGGGCAGGTGGACATCACCTCAGGCAAGTTCGTGTTCTCCGCCTCCGAGGCTTATCTGATTGAGAACGGCAAGATCACGCGTCCGGTCAAGGGCGCGACCCTGATCGGCAACGGACCCGACGTGCTCACGCGCGTGTCCATGGTCGGCAGTGACCTGCAGCTCGACCCGGGCGTCGGCACCTGCGGCAAGGAAGGCCAGAGCGTGCCGGTGGGCGTGGGCCAGCCGACGCTGCGAATCGACGGCCTCACGGTCGGAGGGACGCAGGCATGA
- the pmbA gene encoding metalloprotease PmbA: MSTAIVPSPAVADQQTRERLANVVAQVLAEAKKSGASAAEAGVNISQGLSLTVRLGEVETVEHTRDKGMGVTVYFGQRTGSASTTDFSEQALRETVRAACTIAKFTAEDDCAGLADPARLAKDIPDLDLHHPWNPGTERAIELARAAEATARGTDKRITNSEGGSLSTHEGLEVYGNSNGFLGTVASTRHSLSVSVIAQDEAGMQRDYWYSVARDAKNLESPETVGQHAARRSLRRLGSRKLSTRECPVLYEAPIAASLLSHFVSAVRGTSLYRQASFLLDSIGKPIFADFVRIHEQPHLKGAQGSAGFDSEGVATKPRDLIRDGILQGYVLDSYSARKLKMQTTGNAGGVHNLTIDPGKENLEGLLRQMNTGLLVTELIGFGVNMVTGDYSRGAAGFWVENGEIQYPVEEITIAGNLKDIFRRIKAVGSDVDTRGNIRSGSILIENMTVAGS; this comes from the coding sequence ATGAGCACGGCGATCGTTCCCAGTCCTGCGGTGGCGGACCAGCAGACGCGCGAGCGCCTCGCCAATGTCGTCGCGCAGGTGCTCGCGGAAGCGAAAAAATCCGGCGCGAGCGCGGCCGAGGCCGGGGTGAACATCAGCCAGGGCCTGTCGCTGACTGTGCGTCTCGGCGAGGTCGAGACCGTCGAACACACGCGCGACAAGGGCATGGGCGTGACGGTTTATTTCGGGCAGCGCACCGGCTCGGCCAGCACCACGGACTTCAGTGAACAGGCGCTGCGCGAAACCGTGCGCGCCGCCTGCACCATCGCCAAATTCACCGCCGAAGACGATTGCGCCGGACTGGCCGATCCCGCGCGACTGGCGAAAGACATTCCCGACCTCGATCTGCATCATCCCTGGAATCCGGGCACGGAACGGGCCATCGAGCTGGCGCGCGCCGCCGAAGCCACCGCGCGCGGGACGGACAAGCGCATCACCAATTCCGAAGGCGGCAGCCTGTCCACGCATGAAGGCCTGGAAGTCTATGGCAACAGCAATGGCTTCCTCGGCACCGTGGCGAGCACGCGCCACAGCCTGTCGGTGAGCGTAATCGCCCAGGACGAAGCCGGCATGCAGCGCGATTACTGGTACAGCGTGGCGCGCGACGCGAAAAACCTGGAATCCCCGGAAACGGTCGGACAGCATGCCGCGCGCCGCAGCCTGCGCCGGCTCGGCAGCCGCAAGCTGTCCACGCGCGAGTGCCCGGTATTGTATGAAGCGCCGATCGCCGCCAGCCTGCTGTCGCATTTCGTCAGCGCCGTGCGCGGCACCAGCCTCTACCGCCAGGCTTCGTTCCTGCTGGACAGCATCGGCAAGCCGATATTCGCCGATTTCGTGCGCATCCACGAGCAGCCGCATCTGAAAGGCGCGCAGGGCAGCGCCGGGTTCGACAGCGAGGGCGTGGCCACGAAACCGCGCGACCTGATACGCGACGGGATTCTGCAAGGCTACGTGCTCGACTCCTATTCGGCGCGCAAGCTCAAGATGCAGACCACCGGCAACGCCGGCGGGGTGCACAATCTCACCATCGATCCCGGCAAGGAAAACCTGGAAGGATTGCTACGGCAAATGAACACCGGCCTGCTGGTGACGGAACTCATCGGCTTCGGGGTCAACATGGTTACCGGCGACTATTCCCGTGGCGCTGCCGGCTTCTGGGTCGAAAACGGCGAGATTCAGTACCCGGTGGAGGAAATCACCATCGCCGGCAATCTCAAGGACATTTTCCGTCGCATCAAGGCCGTCGGCAGCGACGTCGACACCCGTGGCAATATTCGCAGCGGTTCGATATTGATTGAAAATATGACGGTGGCGGGGAGTTGA